In Mercenaria mercenaria strain notata unplaced genomic scaffold, MADL_Memer_1 contig_3781, whole genome shotgun sequence, the DNA window CACAGATTCGAATAGAGAAGAAGCTCAATTGCACCTGAAGCAAATTACTTCTCATGCTAAGCCAggtaaaataaacaattatttataCTAAACATGTTTGCCAAAATCCACTCGTACCAATACTCTGCCATATTTTCTTTCTCAAATTCTAGTACATTGAAACACCGATTACTCAGGCATCGATTACTTAAGATCCCTTGGTAGGTAGAGTTATTCAGTTCGTCCCGGCCAATTTCCTTAATAATTGTTTAGAACGATGCACAGGCTCGGTTTAGCAATGGTAAATGTCCCAGAGttttttgttatttgtctttTGGCAAAATCCGAGCATATATGCAACGTTTTGAAACTTTGATAATATGTGAGATGTAGTGTTTAAGTTTCTCCACCATGTCTTTATAAAAAATACGATCCCGTTCTTGAATGTAGTTTTCTTTACAAATGCAAGCTTTAGATAAAATAAggttacactgttgtaaaaaGCGACAAtgcatttatcaattttaaaactggATGTATTTCTTCAAATGCAATAACGATTGGGCCTTTTTTATGCACATTTGTAAGGTTTATCTCAGATAACTCGAGCAGTTTGATTTTCCTCATGCGAGCTCAGGTGAGCGACAGAGGGTAGtcatgacacaaatgtttacataaaacctGTAATGCTGCCATTTTAGTTCCAGGAAAAGCAACGAAAGTCTTTTGGAAGTCAGTTGTAAACTCATGGAATGGAGTACATCATTTACAGACAAAAGGCGCAATTTATGTACGCAAATCAGGGAAGTATTACATATCTTCTCAACTGACCACAAGAGCAGACAATGCCACAATCGACGAGAAAGATCAGACGATGAACCATGTTGTATACATTATCTCGTGCAACGAAGGCGGTGAGCGAATTCTCCTAGAACACGTCAAATCCATGTGCGAAATGGCTGTTGAACATGCAGGTTGGACAAGTAACATAGGAGCTGTCTTTCATCTTGAAGAACATGACCGAATTTATGTTGCTACTTCACACCCCTACAACATTGTGTCTGGTCCTGGAAGTAATCATTTTAGTATTCATAAAACGTAAGATTAAAAGGAGACATTATTTCAGGAATTTCAGTGTCGAACAAGAAAGTGCAATGATCTACTTCTTGAAATTTATTATGCAACTACTATGATAACTATTTGCTAACATTTGTCTGATGTTTTGTTAATACCCCCACCTCTCCCCCCTTTTGACGAAGGAAGTGTatgttgttttgcagatgtcggttggtctgtcggtcGGCCCGTCGGTCAGTAGACCAAaaagtttccggatgataaccaaagaacgcttgggcctagggatcatgaaaattgatagaaaaaTTGGTCATGACAagaagatgacccttattgattttgaggttagtaggtaaaaggtcaaggtcacagtgacccggaacagttaaacggtttcctgatgaCAACTAAAGGACGCTTaggcctgggatcatgaaaggtgaaaaggaggttggtcatgatcagcaaacaatccctattgattttgaggttagtaggtaaaaggtcaaggtcacagtgacccggaacagttaaaccgtttcagggcgataacttgagaacgctttggcctaggattacgaaacttaatagggatgttgatcacgACCAGCAATGCtcgctattgattttggggccagtaggtcagaggttaaggtcacagtgacccggaacatttaaacgttttccggatgataacttaagaacgcttgggcctaggatcacgaaacttgaacggaaggttgattatgaccagcaaatgacccttattgattttcaGGTCGAATGTCAAtgtcatagtgacccggaacagttaaaccgtttccggacgataacgtaagaatgcttgggcctaagatcacgaaacttaatagggaggttgatcatgaccagcagatgattttaaggtcagtaggtcaaatgttaaggtcattttgacccagaacagtagaacatttttgccaaataactagataATTCTTTTGTCTAAGATCAAATTTGATACGAGGTAAGTTATGACTCGttaatgacccataattattggtttgacgtcaaacatccagtgcacagtgaccaaataatttctgtggccaaataatttctgttccgtttgcagttactgaatgctTCAAGGGGGCGGGGTGGGGGCATTTCGTGGTCTACGAGCTCTAGTAACGTCAATGACCTGACAACAAACATTGGCCCGCCCATGACaaactagtttttacatcagttccAGTCAGAAtttaatttaatgtaatttttaatATTGTGTAACTGTTTTTCTTACACAACTAGTCTGTCTTCATCCTTATATATGAAATACTATGCCCCAAGAATAATGTGATGTTTACAAACGTAactcaaataaattgaaatgaagcatagggaattcaatatttttgtaactggtcaaaatgtaaattttcttgcTTGCATACTAATTACAAAGTAGCTCAGTAGTAAAGCATACTGATTACGTTCCTCAGATctttttgccgtgtgggttcgaaattCGTGgcagttcattttctttttttctttgcatAAAAAGATTCCTTTATTTTCACTATTACACAATGATAGAAATATCTGAGGCCGATCTTTTTAGCCTATGTGTTAGATAGAGGTCCATGAAACTGCCCTAGTGAAGAAACTACACGTAGACTACCTTTGTATATTCACATTTA includes these proteins:
- the LOC128553394 gene encoding uncharacterized protein LOC128553394 is translated as MKLKDFILKVLIAFAALWICILLVLTLCWRSKRIAQLYYAEPQHCYQNEGSIIGESKASWLKELIIKNDKNTKQNKNCGKVSTMLERSVKQIIAEKYNSDTNPEYVSLSLKQFNCTDSNREEAQLHLKQITSHAKPVPGKATKVFWKSVVNSWNGVHHLQTKGAIYVRKSGKYYISSQLTTRADNATIDEKDQTMNHVVYIISCNEGGERILLEHVKSMCEMAVEHAGWTSNIGAVFHLEEHDRIYVATSHPYNIVSGPGSNHFSIHKT